One genomic segment of Nitrospira sp. includes these proteins:
- a CDS encoding YlcI/YnfO family protein has translation MSKLVRIVVQLPVELKEQLDALKQQGYTTSGFIRATLERELNQLKPRPDSVARKVVNK, from the coding sequence ATGTCCAAGCTTGTTCGCATTGTTGTTCAGCTTCCTGTCGAATTGAAGGAGCAACTGGACGCCCTCAAACAACAGGGATATACGACGAGTGGTTTCATCCGCGCCACCTTGGAGCGGGAACTGAATCAGCTCAAACCACGGCCGGACTCTGTCGCGAGAAAGGTTGTGAATAAGTGA
- a CDS encoding HD domain-containing protein, with protein sequence MARLADLIRERTPDSQNGGALSPKLGSSTLNSDRSWCLSTRQELWKIREVVRSSKTPPLTGCPDLAGQLVQLLNRSDELVRWALNGQTEDYVLDNALHVAVLAAKVGMGLQYSQQNLEQLVLAGLLHDIGMWTLPVSLVEKSEALSDEERDILRTHPERGRRILACQGSVFEGVSAIIAQEHERCDGSGYPCRLKDGQITESALVIGVVDTLDAMVTLRPYRERLTPHRGVRELLLHAKTTFSLPVLKALGDQITLYPIGTDVRLNTGENGTVTKVNSHYPLRPVVTISTLGEASDVDLSRCPSAHIVEALHGRSAQ encoded by the coding sequence GTGGCACGGCTTGCTGACTTGATCAGAGAGCGGACGCCTGATTCGCAGAATGGAGGGGCATTGTCCCCGAAGCTGGGATCCTCAACTCTGAACAGTGATCGTTCCTGGTGCCTCTCAACAAGACAGGAGCTCTGGAAGATCAGAGAGGTGGTTCGTTCAAGTAAGACCCCACCGCTCACAGGATGTCCCGATCTCGCGGGACAGTTGGTGCAGCTCCTCAATCGCAGCGACGAACTCGTCAGATGGGCCCTGAACGGCCAAACCGAGGACTACGTCCTAGACAATGCCCTCCATGTCGCAGTCTTGGCAGCCAAAGTCGGCATGGGGTTACAGTATTCTCAGCAGAACTTGGAGCAGCTGGTGTTGGCAGGCCTGTTGCACGACATCGGTATGTGGACCCTTCCGGTATCGCTCGTCGAGAAAAGCGAAGCCCTATCTGATGAAGAACGAGATATCCTTCGTACTCATCCTGAACGAGGCCGTCGGATTCTCGCATGTCAGGGTAGTGTGTTTGAAGGCGTCTCGGCGATCATTGCACAAGAACATGAGCGGTGTGATGGCAGCGGATACCCATGTCGACTTAAGGACGGGCAGATTACCGAGTCTGCACTGGTCATTGGAGTGGTCGATACACTCGACGCAATGGTCACCTTACGACCCTATCGCGAGCGCCTGACGCCACACCGGGGTGTTCGTGAGTTGCTTCTCCACGCCAAGACGACCTTTTCCCTCCCTGTGCTGAAAGCCTTGGGAGATCAGATCACGCTCTATCCGATCGGAACCGATGTACGCCTCAATACGGGCGAAAACGGAACGGTGACGAAGGTCAATTCGCACTATCCGCTCCGGCCCGTGGTGACGATCTCAACGCTCGGTGAGGCGAGTGATGTCGATTTGTCCCGATGTCCGTCGGCGCACATTGTGGAGGCCCTGCACGGAAGGAGCGCCCAGTAG
- a CDS encoding SLBB domain-containing protein has product MPRLWRKPVAVGLLLAEIGSLLLTGCRNPGQSTLPPSAVPSAPHALPPLSKGDVYADETVPTSEIPIEAGDTLEVAIRRGAGEEKYSSLVRENGSVSVGFMEVDVGGVTVAEAERRVQEAARPFMREPRAQIALKKKLLKIKRVFVFGDVKKPGMVPMVRNMTVLQALAAADNFHETALLEEIRVVRGGDFTRPHILTADLARVFTYGDLSRNIALEENDVIYVPREHLGDAKEAALKMMPIVQVAMMPLYPALLVPAFMTFRP; this is encoded by the coding sequence ATGCCGAGACTTTGGAGGAAGCCTGTGGCGGTCGGGCTATTGCTGGCCGAAATCGGGTCGTTGCTGCTGACCGGTTGTCGAAACCCCGGACAATCCACCTTGCCCCCATCCGCAGTGCCTTCCGCTCCTCATGCACTTCCACCCCTGTCGAAAGGCGATGTGTATGCGGACGAGACTGTCCCGACTTCAGAGATACCGATCGAGGCGGGAGACACGCTGGAGGTCGCCATTCGTAGAGGAGCGGGAGAAGAAAAGTACAGCAGCTTGGTACGCGAGAACGGATCCGTGTCCGTGGGGTTTATGGAGGTCGACGTCGGAGGCGTCACGGTGGCTGAGGCCGAACGGCGGGTGCAGGAGGCCGCCAGGCCTTTCATGCGAGAGCCCCGTGCTCAGATCGCCCTGAAAAAAAAGCTGCTCAAAATCAAACGTGTCTTTGTATTCGGAGATGTCAAGAAACCCGGGATGGTTCCCATGGTGAGGAATATGACGGTACTGCAGGCCCTCGCAGCGGCAGACAACTTCCACGAGACCGCGCTCTTGGAAGAGATTCGAGTGGTTCGAGGAGGAGATTTCACCAGGCCCCATATTCTGACGGCGGATCTCGCGCGGGTGTTCACATATGGCGATCTTTCGCGAAACATCGCGCTCGAGGAGAATGACGTGATTTATGTCCCACGTGAGCACCTGGGTGATGCGAAAGAAGCGGCGCTGAAGATGATGCCGATTGTTCAAGTCGCCATGATGCCGCTTTATCCGGCGCTTCTGGTCCCGGCGTTCATGACGTTTAGGCCATAG
- a CDS encoding polysaccharide biosynthesis tyrosine autokinase, whose product MAQYELNLIDYWLILKKRKYLILLSTVMVVLFTLLFSELLKPSPMYEAAARVKFERSTTVAQQLLESLSYSSVNDLSTQLEFIRSFPVMERVGMDLGRVPHNASEEEKHSATYLNIVYNLGQEITAQREGDTNIIRISATSDDPEQAERMANFAATAYRVENIAARNRLVTESRRFVEEQLENLEKRLNDSEEALRAFKEQEGQVFLSEEARAALDTFTKLEEQSNDVLRKRIEGERQIEVLKRSDAVIGHQSTGRIFTEEPSALLTILNQRLLDLIQERDAMLINYTFDHPQVAEQQKKIDNVKLEMIRELKSKVATLSDREDALQKQRDHYRQRYLGYPRSSIHMSRLEREVKVNTDLLATLKAKHQELLIKGAERIEEVTIIAPAMTPNKPINASNVGLNLMIGSLMGCVLGVVLAFGRESFDTSIGTIEGVEEFLKVPVLGIIPQFDYKALKEMAEETLPPDTPATVVESLSKLICLLDPKSVLSESLRSLRTNIQFASMDRRVKSIIFTSAGLGEGKSTCVINLAITMAQEGMKVLLVDADLRKPIVHQRLGLDREPGLVDALLGATSWRSYVRSATDLMLGTVGVDRVMNTPGLDNLHVLTSGSESGNPNEFLNINKIKTLTSEMQADYDIVLIDTPPILPVTDAVAFSSRVDGTILVYQVGRIGRNALKRAKFLLDHAQANVLGVVLTNVKSEVTPEYGLYRYEPR is encoded by the coding sequence ATGGCACAATACGAGCTCAACCTCATCGACTACTGGCTGATCCTCAAGAAGCGCAAATACCTGATCCTACTTTCCACCGTCATGGTGGTACTGTTCACTCTCCTCTTTTCGGAACTTCTCAAGCCGAGCCCGATGTATGAAGCTGCTGCACGGGTAAAGTTCGAGCGTAGTACAACGGTGGCCCAGCAACTCCTGGAGTCCCTCTCGTACTCAAGTGTGAACGATCTCAGCACTCAGCTCGAATTCATACGAAGTTTTCCGGTCATGGAGCGGGTGGGGATGGATCTCGGACGGGTGCCTCATAATGCTTCAGAAGAGGAGAAACACTCGGCTACCTATTTGAACATCGTGTACAACCTCGGCCAAGAAATTACGGCACAACGCGAAGGTGATACCAACATCATCCGCATTTCAGCGACGTCTGATGACCCGGAACAGGCGGAGCGGATGGCCAATTTCGCAGCGACGGCCTACCGAGTGGAAAATATTGCCGCGCGCAATCGACTGGTGACCGAATCCCGTCGGTTCGTAGAAGAACAGCTGGAGAATCTGGAAAAACGGCTCAATGACTCCGAGGAAGCGTTGCGGGCTTTCAAGGAACAGGAGGGGCAGGTGTTTCTTTCGGAGGAAGCCCGAGCGGCGTTGGATACCTTCACCAAGCTTGAAGAACAGTCTAACGACGTCTTGCGAAAACGCATCGAGGGCGAGCGACAAATCGAGGTCTTGAAACGATCGGACGCCGTGATCGGTCATCAGAGCACCGGGCGGATTTTCACTGAAGAACCGAGTGCGCTCCTCACGATCCTGAATCAACGGCTGCTGGATCTGATTCAAGAACGAGATGCCATGCTGATCAATTACACGTTCGATCATCCACAAGTCGCCGAACAGCAAAAGAAGATCGACAATGTCAAGTTAGAGATGATTCGGGAGCTGAAATCAAAGGTGGCCACGCTGAGTGATCGAGAGGATGCGCTTCAAAAACAGCGGGACCACTACCGCCAGCGCTATCTGGGGTACCCTCGATCCTCGATTCATATGAGCCGTTTGGAACGCGAGGTCAAGGTGAATACGGACCTTCTTGCGACCCTAAAGGCCAAACACCAGGAATTGTTGATTAAAGGAGCAGAGCGGATTGAAGAAGTGACGATTATTGCTCCAGCCATGACGCCGAACAAACCGATCAACGCATCGAACGTCGGGTTGAACTTGATGATCGGATCGCTGATGGGATGTGTGCTGGGCGTTGTGCTGGCGTTCGGTCGTGAATCCTTTGATACGTCCATAGGAACCATCGAAGGAGTCGAGGAGTTCCTCAAAGTGCCTGTCTTGGGAATCATTCCCCAGTTTGATTACAAAGCGCTCAAGGAGATGGCCGAAGAAACCCTGCCGCCGGATACCCCCGCTACTGTGGTGGAGAGTTTGTCGAAGCTGATCTGCCTTCTTGACCCGAAGTCCGTCTTGTCGGAGAGCCTTCGCTCGCTTCGGACGAACATTCAATTCGCCAGCATGGATCGCCGAGTCAAATCGATTATTTTTACCAGCGCCGGCCTGGGCGAGGGTAAGAGCACCTGCGTCATCAATCTGGCGATCACTATGGCTCAAGAAGGGATGAAGGTGCTGCTGGTGGATGCCGATCTCCGCAAACCGATCGTGCACCAACGGCTGGGGTTGGACCGCGAGCCGGGATTGGTCGATGCATTGCTCGGGGCCACTTCCTGGCGATCCTACGTCCGTTCTGCCACGGATCTGATGCTTGGGACTGTTGGTGTCGATCGAGTCATGAATACCCCTGGGTTGGACAACCTTCACGTGCTTACCAGCGGGTCAGAATCAGGAAACCCCAACGAGTTCTTGAACATTAATAAAATCAAGACCCTGACATCAGAAATGCAAGCCGATTACGACATCGTGCTGATCGACACACCGCCAATTCTTCCCGTGACGGACGCGGTGGCCTTCAGCTCACGTGTCGATGGGACCATCTTGGTATACCAGGTCGGTCGAATCGGGCGAAACGCGCTCAAGCGAGCCAAATTCCTGCTCGACCATGCCCAGGCGAATGTTCTTGGTGTCGTCTTGACCAATGTGAAGTCGGAAGTGACGCCGGAGTACGGACTCTATCGGTATGAGCCCCGATAA
- a CDS encoding O-antigen ligase family protein: MQQATISPQDSLVIAVLAAVTAVGLTLTTPTVGMQAVVGFVIVLTAFTSVSAALYLLIASMLLSPEVAIGRIEGRGVGGRELSFRMDDILLVVIGFSWLVKNIVYRELALFRETPLNRPIAAYMAICVVSTLVGVLNGHVRPMTGFFFVLKYFEYFFVFFMVVNHVRSQQQVVGLVVALLTVGLLVSLYAISQIPSGQRASAPFEGESGEPNTLGGYLVFLLAIMTGLLLHVQFLPIRITLLALSGFAVLALMATLSRSSYLAGIVLLMTVGLTQWRRPRVLTLLLVIVALVPLLAPPNVKQRVNETFFGRQYGGEIKVGHVGLDLSTTERLKSWAYILKDWVHDPILGRGITGYAWADAQYVKIIGETGLAGLVAFGFIIYRLWRCARESFLSQADPFAKGLAHGFLLGLVAMLAHGIGANTFIIIRIMEPFWLCAGLVMLLPTLSTQAQPLTKPEEAL, translated from the coding sequence ATGCAACAAGCAACCATTAGCCCCCAAGATAGTCTGGTTATCGCGGTACTAGCCGCCGTCACCGCAGTTGGTCTCACACTCACGACCCCCACAGTCGGCATGCAAGCCGTCGTGGGGTTTGTGATCGTTCTCACGGCCTTCACCTCCGTCTCTGCTGCTCTCTACCTCCTGATTGCTTCCATGCTGTTGTCTCCCGAGGTCGCGATCGGGCGGATCGAAGGACGCGGTGTCGGTGGGCGAGAGTTGTCGTTTCGGATGGACGACATTCTATTGGTTGTCATTGGATTCAGTTGGTTGGTCAAGAACATCGTCTATCGTGAACTGGCTTTATTTCGTGAGACACCACTGAACCGACCGATCGCTGCATACATGGCGATCTGCGTTGTCTCAACTTTAGTCGGTGTTCTGAACGGACATGTCAGACCTATGACGGGGTTTTTCTTTGTGCTGAAGTACTTTGAATATTTTTTCGTATTTTTTATGGTCGTCAACCATGTGCGGTCTCAGCAGCAGGTCGTTGGGCTCGTGGTGGCTCTCCTTACCGTCGGCCTCCTTGTCAGCTTGTATGCGATCTCCCAAATACCGAGCGGCCAGCGTGCCTCAGCCCCGTTTGAAGGTGAAAGCGGAGAGCCGAATACGTTGGGCGGCTACTTGGTGTTCCTTCTGGCTATCATGACCGGACTCTTGTTGCATGTTCAGTTCCTCCCGATTCGCATCACATTGTTGGCACTCAGCGGTTTTGCCGTCTTGGCCTTGATGGCCACCTTGTCGAGATCTTCATACTTGGCCGGCATCGTCCTCCTCATGACGGTAGGGTTGACCCAGTGGAGACGTCCACGGGTGCTGACGCTGTTGCTCGTCATCGTTGCATTGGTTCCATTGCTGGCCCCTCCCAATGTGAAACAACGGGTCAATGAAACCTTTTTTGGTCGCCAATATGGCGGAGAGATCAAAGTGGGTCATGTGGGATTGGACCTCTCCACAACGGAGCGCCTCAAATCATGGGCCTATATTCTCAAGGACTGGGTCCATGATCCTATTCTTGGGCGAGGAATTACCGGGTATGCATGGGCCGACGCACAATACGTCAAAATCATCGGTGAGACCGGTCTCGCCGGACTCGTCGCGTTCGGGTTCATTATCTATCGACTTTGGCGCTGTGCCCGCGAGTCCTTCTTGTCTCAAGCCGATCCCTTTGCCAAAGGGTTGGCCCATGGGTTTCTCTTAGGGCTCGTCGCCATGCTCGCGCACGGGATCGGAGCCAATACGTTTATCATCATCCGGATTATGGAACCGTTTTGGCTTTGCGCTGGGTTGGTCATGCTATTGCCCACCCTGTCTACTCAGGCCCAGCCATTGACCAAGCCCGAGGAGGCCCTGTGA
- a CDS encoding glycosyltransferase family 4 protein has translation MTWFFFCYWYERDAPHDPVGLVRIWALADALTDVGDRVTLFPPRYRSARAQRTCTIIPIPLIHLPLIRPLSYAFLSFVRGLMQALIIRPDIVYYRWMDSPHALILAKLLRVPCVCEVNGEPVPQWPGNQREFVRWFKQLLACLALKRCDRIVVLTAGLRTLLQERYGVPLERIAVLPSGTDVQRFAARDAVASRLELGLLPNRPYVGFVGSFYRYQGLACLLDAMMLVRQVRPSTELLLVGDGEVIEELKQQAKGMGFDGSVTWVGRVPYWEVPTWIGAMNVCVAPFRGERGETSPVKLFDYLACHRPVVASAIPSVVSTFTPDSGVQLVQPDDPRPLADAILALLSDPGRCALLGRQGRRFVEARFSWTALVEQLRQWVGEDLGVIRHADSHVL, from the coding sequence GTGACGTGGTTTTTCTTTTGTTATTGGTATGAGCGGGATGCCCCGCATGATCCTGTCGGACTGGTGCGGATCTGGGCGTTGGCCGATGCCTTAACCGACGTGGGAGACAGAGTGACGCTCTTCCCTCCGCGGTATCGATCGGCACGAGCTCAACGAACTTGTACCATCATTCCGATTCCCCTTATTCATCTGCCGCTGATCCGTCCACTATCATATGCGTTCTTGTCGTTCGTGCGTGGCCTGATGCAAGCGCTCATCATCAGGCCGGATATCGTGTACTACCGATGGATGGACAGTCCGCATGCTCTGATCTTGGCCAAATTGCTCCGCGTGCCGTGCGTCTGCGAAGTCAACGGCGAACCGGTTCCTCAATGGCCTGGAAACCAGAGAGAGTTTGTGCGTTGGTTCAAGCAGCTGTTGGCCTGCTTGGCGTTGAAACGCTGCGATCGCATCGTTGTTTTGACAGCGGGATTGCGGACATTGCTGCAGGAACGGTATGGGGTCCCGCTTGAGCGGATCGCTGTACTTCCGAGTGGTACCGATGTGCAACGGTTTGCTGCACGAGATGCGGTGGCCAGCCGCCTTGAACTGGGCCTTTTGCCGAATCGACCGTACGTTGGGTTCGTCGGAAGCTTCTATCGATACCAAGGTTTGGCTTGCCTGCTCGATGCGATGATGTTGGTCAGGCAGGTCCGTCCATCGACTGAGCTGCTACTGGTAGGGGACGGAGAAGTGATTGAAGAACTGAAGCAACAGGCTAAGGGGATGGGATTCGACGGCAGCGTTACGTGGGTTGGCCGAGTCCCTTACTGGGAGGTGCCGACTTGGATTGGTGCGATGAACGTGTGTGTCGCACCATTCCGCGGGGAGCGAGGAGAAACTTCGCCGGTGAAACTTTTCGACTATTTGGCCTGTCATCGTCCGGTCGTGGCAAGCGCCATCCCCAGCGTCGTATCGACATTTACTCCTGACAGCGGGGTGCAGCTTGTCCAGCCGGACGATCCTCGTCCGTTGGCCGATGCGATTCTTGCCTTGTTGAGCGATCCAGGTCGGTGCGCGTTGTTGGGTAGGCAGGGGCGTCGATTTGTTGAAGCGCGGTTCTCCTGGACGGCTCTCGTAGAGCAACTTCGTCAATGGGTCGGCGAAGACCTGGGAGTCATCCGGCATGCGGATTCTCACGTATTGTGA